In Malania oleifera isolate guangnan ecotype guangnan chromosome 8, ASM2987363v1, whole genome shotgun sequence, a single window of DNA contains:
- the LOC131162554 gene encoding uncharacterized protein LOC131162554 isoform X1, which produces MELRYASHLHFIEAIRSGFVTKVLNIDSCGRPGLKFKNVKDLYEIEDKKKIVSSSLQPKNGQGGLLFDRDGVKIERRCLPVAERKTISSDPKTYILNGSGDNDESNSDFDDINLGNMTLKQLRERCKTKKRKFLKFLGATKENVDISSCIKQEYPDVQPEDDEVDLMTPLISWKSKLSKNLIVKKKCMNKHISRMSQSAASVKSEEALNDQDWQSGAELPATTGVPVSASGCSDSTNLIHFAHDSSFHCDERAGSCEVGSSEMLETANSCLSGSGESIYSDEEPQNCIADEVLCESASVKFEEVLNDQGWQSGVELPATTGVLASATGYSDDTNMIRFADDSSFHCDKQARSCGVVSREIIETANACVSGSRESISSHEEPQNCIDDEVLCESVAPKSNCFPDVRTTGGQTINLDNTETRIAQSLPLPSSEFKDCSSDTYDSSLSCSVSNERLCEKNSNAVVQVLNVIIDNSLTCMERSCEDECVVENDSGDALPFALNSDTISSLVSNNSSPQSSHSCSSPNSCLVSVDDGSPITEGNQPPMPVNADAPANCSAVSHVFDANDELTTSAMVGDYHCSTLQHPPERLLSTRKAISPNSQERLCQAMNSIELKQGIENRKSKGKLFLGKTTENKASITGSALEGPEVNIESKGLAPIYQSEVTDNHEQNIRKPKVDKKGSHSKGILKVSQHSGVLPSLSTGCTSIQSCSENAIAFSHRQMHDIETLALKLMKELKSMKGILEETLHPDACSDTSLKDNLNETRMAVSSAAKVEETARRWLSMMARDCSRFCKIMGAAAAAPPENVIQKGRKKIIFADEVGRMLCHVKLLEEEAASPPLESQSENGQ; this is translated from the exons ATGGAGCTAAGATATGCCAGTCATTTGCACTTTATTGAGGCCATTAGAAGTGGCTTCGTGACAAAAGTTCTGAATATAGATTCTTGTGGAAGGCCTGGACTCAAGTTCAAGAATGTTAAAGATCTATATGAAATTGAAgataagaaaaaaattgtttCTTCATCCCTTCAGCCTAAAAATGGGCAAGGGGGTTTGTTGTTTGACCGTGATGGGGTCAAGATTGAAAGACGATGTCTGCCAGTGGCAGAAAGGAAGACAATCTCAAGTGATCCAAAAACTTATATATTGAATGGCAGTGGTGACAATGATGAATCAAACAGtgattttgatgatattaaccttgGGAACATGACGTTGAAACAGCTCAGGGAGAGAtgcaaaacaaagaaaagaaaatttttgaaatttcttggTGCGACTAAAGAAAATGTAGATATTTCCTCTTGTATAAAACAAGAATATCCTGACGTACAACCTGAAGATGATGAAGTAGATCTCATGACGCCTCTCATTAGTTGGAAATCAAAGCTTTCAaaaaatttaattgttaagaaGAAGTGCATGAATAAACACATCTCCCGAATGTCACAAAGTGCTGCCTCTGTTAAATCTGAAGAGGCACTAAATGATCAGGACTGGCAATCTGGTGCGGAGTTACCTGCAACCACTGGAGTTCCGGTTTCTGCATCCGGTTGCTCAGACAGCACAAACTTGATACATTTTGCTCATGATTCTTCTTTTCACTGTGATGAGCGAGCAGGTTCTTGTGAAGTGGGCTCCAGTGAAATGCTTGAGACTGCAAATAGTTGTCTTTCAGGGTCAGGGGAGTCAATTTATTCTGATGAAGAACCTCAAAATTGCATTGCTGATGAAGTTTTATGTGAATCTGCCTCTGTTAAATTTGAAGAGGTACTAAACGATCAGGGCTGGCAATCTGGTGTGGAGTTACCTGCAACCACTGGGGTTCTGGCTTCTGCAACAGGTTACTCAGATGACACAAACATGATACGTTTTGCTGATGATTCTTCTTTTCACTGTGATAAGCAAGCACGTTCTTGTGGAGTGGTCTCCCGTGAAATTATTGAGACTGCAAATGCTTGTGTTTCAGGGTCAAGGGAGTCAATTTCTTCCCATGAAGAACCTCAAAATTGCATTGATGATGAAGTTTTATGTGAATCTGTGGCCCCTAAGTCTAACTGTTTTCCTGATGTGAGGACCACTGGTGGGCAGACTATAAATCTGGATAATACAGAAACAAGAATTGCCCAATCTCTGCCTTTGCCTTCATCAGAGTTTAAGGACTGTAGTTCTGATACATATGATAGCTCCCTAAGTTGTTCAGTGTCTAATGAGAGATTATGTGAAAAAAACAGTAATGCTGTGGTTCAGGTGCTAAATGTGATCATTGATAACAGCTTGACGTGCATGGAACGTAGTTGTGAAGATGAATGTGTGGTTGAAAATGACAGCGGTGATGCTCTGCCCTTTGCTCTTAACTCTGATACTATCAGCAGTCTGGTCAGTAACAATTCTTCGCCTCAGAGTTCTCATTCGTGTTCAAGTCCTAATAGCTGTTTGGTTTCTGTGGATGATGGTTCCCCCATAACTGAGGGCAATCAACCCCCTATGCCGGTCAATGCTGATGCACCAGCAAACTGCTCTGCAGTGAGTCATGTTTTTGATGCTAATGATGAGCTTACAACATCAGCAATGGTTGGGGACTATCATTGTTCAACGCTGCAGCATCCTCCTGAGAGGCTCTTGTCCACCAGAAAG GCCATATCTCCAAATTCTCAGGAACGACTTTGTCAGGCTATGAATTCCATTGAATTAAAGCAAGGTATAGAAAATCGAA AATCCAAGGGGAAACTATTCTTGGGGAAAACAACTGAGAATAAAGCTTCAATAACAGGGTCAGCCCTTGAGGGACCTGAAGTCAATATTGAATCCAAAGGGCTTGCGCCGATCTATCAATCTGAAGTCACTGATAATCATGAGCAGAATATTAGGAAACCAAAAGTTGATAAGAAAGGTTCTCATTCCAAAGGGATTCTCAAGGTTTCACAACACTCTGGCGTGCTGCCCTCTCTGAGCACTGGGTGTACCTCCATCCAAAGTTGTTCAGAGAATGCCATTGCATTTTCTCATAGGCAGATGCATGATATTGAAACTCTTGCATTGAAGCTTATGAAAGAGTTGAAGTCCATGAAGGGTATATTGGAGGAAACACTGCACCCTGATGCATGCTCAGATACATCCTTGAAAGATAATTTGAATGAG ACAAGAATGGCAGTTAGTAGTGCGGCAAAAGTTGAAGAAACTGCAAGAAGATGGCTGTCGATGATGGCAAGGGACTGCAGCCGTTTTTGTAAAATCATG ggtgctgctgctgctgctcctcCCGAAAACGTAATCcaaaagggaaggaagaagatAATTTTTGCTGATGAAGTTGGCAGAATGCTGTGTCATGTGAAGCTTTTAGAGGAAGAGGCAGCTTCTCCCCCGTTGGAGTCTCAAAGTGAAAATGGGCaataa
- the LOC131162554 gene encoding uncharacterized protein LOC131162554 isoform X2 has product MELRYASHLHFIEAIRSGFVTKVLNIDSCGRPGLKFKNVKDLYEIEDKKKIVSSSLQPKNGQGGLLFDRDGVKIERRCLPVAERKTISSDPKTYILNGSGDNDESNSDFDDINLGNMTLKQLRERCKTKKRKFLKFLGATKENVDISSCIKQEYPDVQPEDDEVDLMTPLISWKSKLSKNLIVKKKCMNKHISRMSQSAASVKSEEALNDQDWQSGAELPATTGVPVSASGCSDSTNLIHFAHDSSFHCDERAGSCEVGSSEMLETANSCLSGSGESIYSDEEPQNCIADEVLCESASVKFEEVLNDQGWQSGVELPATTGVLASATGYSDDTNMIRFADDSSFHCDKQARSCGVVSREIIETANACVSGSRESISSHEEPQNCIDDEVLCESVAPKSNCFPDVRTTGGQTINLDNTETRIAQSLPLPSSEFKDCSSDTYDSSLSCSVSNERLCEKNSNAVVQVLNVIIDNSLTCMERSCEDECVVENDSGDALPFALNSDTISSLVSNNSSPQSSHSCSSPNSCLVSVDDGSPITEGNQPPMPVNADAPANCSAVSHVFDANDELTTSAMVGDYHCSTLQHPPERLLSTRKAISPNSQERLCQAMNSIELKQESKGKLFLGKTTENKASITGSALEGPEVNIESKGLAPIYQSEVTDNHEQNIRKPKVDKKGSHSKGILKVSQHSGVLPSLSTGCTSIQSCSENAIAFSHRQMHDIETLALKLMKELKSMKGILEETLHPDACSDTSLKDNLNETRMAVSSAAKVEETARRWLSMMARDCSRFCKIMGAAAAAPPENVIQKGRKKIIFADEVGRMLCHVKLLEEEAASPPLESQSENGQ; this is encoded by the exons ATGGAGCTAAGATATGCCAGTCATTTGCACTTTATTGAGGCCATTAGAAGTGGCTTCGTGACAAAAGTTCTGAATATAGATTCTTGTGGAAGGCCTGGACTCAAGTTCAAGAATGTTAAAGATCTATATGAAATTGAAgataagaaaaaaattgtttCTTCATCCCTTCAGCCTAAAAATGGGCAAGGGGGTTTGTTGTTTGACCGTGATGGGGTCAAGATTGAAAGACGATGTCTGCCAGTGGCAGAAAGGAAGACAATCTCAAGTGATCCAAAAACTTATATATTGAATGGCAGTGGTGACAATGATGAATCAAACAGtgattttgatgatattaaccttgGGAACATGACGTTGAAACAGCTCAGGGAGAGAtgcaaaacaaagaaaagaaaatttttgaaatttcttggTGCGACTAAAGAAAATGTAGATATTTCCTCTTGTATAAAACAAGAATATCCTGACGTACAACCTGAAGATGATGAAGTAGATCTCATGACGCCTCTCATTAGTTGGAAATCAAAGCTTTCAaaaaatttaattgttaagaaGAAGTGCATGAATAAACACATCTCCCGAATGTCACAAAGTGCTGCCTCTGTTAAATCTGAAGAGGCACTAAATGATCAGGACTGGCAATCTGGTGCGGAGTTACCTGCAACCACTGGAGTTCCGGTTTCTGCATCCGGTTGCTCAGACAGCACAAACTTGATACATTTTGCTCATGATTCTTCTTTTCACTGTGATGAGCGAGCAGGTTCTTGTGAAGTGGGCTCCAGTGAAATGCTTGAGACTGCAAATAGTTGTCTTTCAGGGTCAGGGGAGTCAATTTATTCTGATGAAGAACCTCAAAATTGCATTGCTGATGAAGTTTTATGTGAATCTGCCTCTGTTAAATTTGAAGAGGTACTAAACGATCAGGGCTGGCAATCTGGTGTGGAGTTACCTGCAACCACTGGGGTTCTGGCTTCTGCAACAGGTTACTCAGATGACACAAACATGATACGTTTTGCTGATGATTCTTCTTTTCACTGTGATAAGCAAGCACGTTCTTGTGGAGTGGTCTCCCGTGAAATTATTGAGACTGCAAATGCTTGTGTTTCAGGGTCAAGGGAGTCAATTTCTTCCCATGAAGAACCTCAAAATTGCATTGATGATGAAGTTTTATGTGAATCTGTGGCCCCTAAGTCTAACTGTTTTCCTGATGTGAGGACCACTGGTGGGCAGACTATAAATCTGGATAATACAGAAACAAGAATTGCCCAATCTCTGCCTTTGCCTTCATCAGAGTTTAAGGACTGTAGTTCTGATACATATGATAGCTCCCTAAGTTGTTCAGTGTCTAATGAGAGATTATGTGAAAAAAACAGTAATGCTGTGGTTCAGGTGCTAAATGTGATCATTGATAACAGCTTGACGTGCATGGAACGTAGTTGTGAAGATGAATGTGTGGTTGAAAATGACAGCGGTGATGCTCTGCCCTTTGCTCTTAACTCTGATACTATCAGCAGTCTGGTCAGTAACAATTCTTCGCCTCAGAGTTCTCATTCGTGTTCAAGTCCTAATAGCTGTTTGGTTTCTGTGGATGATGGTTCCCCCATAACTGAGGGCAATCAACCCCCTATGCCGGTCAATGCTGATGCACCAGCAAACTGCTCTGCAGTGAGTCATGTTTTTGATGCTAATGATGAGCTTACAACATCAGCAATGGTTGGGGACTATCATTGTTCAACGCTGCAGCATCCTCCTGAGAGGCTCTTGTCCACCAGAAAG GCCATATCTCCAAATTCTCAGGAACGACTTTGTCAGGCTATGAATTCCATTGAATTAAAGCAAG AATCCAAGGGGAAACTATTCTTGGGGAAAACAACTGAGAATAAAGCTTCAATAACAGGGTCAGCCCTTGAGGGACCTGAAGTCAATATTGAATCCAAAGGGCTTGCGCCGATCTATCAATCTGAAGTCACTGATAATCATGAGCAGAATATTAGGAAACCAAAAGTTGATAAGAAAGGTTCTCATTCCAAAGGGATTCTCAAGGTTTCACAACACTCTGGCGTGCTGCCCTCTCTGAGCACTGGGTGTACCTCCATCCAAAGTTGTTCAGAGAATGCCATTGCATTTTCTCATAGGCAGATGCATGATATTGAAACTCTTGCATTGAAGCTTATGAAAGAGTTGAAGTCCATGAAGGGTATATTGGAGGAAACACTGCACCCTGATGCATGCTCAGATACATCCTTGAAAGATAATTTGAATGAG ACAAGAATGGCAGTTAGTAGTGCGGCAAAAGTTGAAGAAACTGCAAGAAGATGGCTGTCGATGATGGCAAGGGACTGCAGCCGTTTTTGTAAAATCATG ggtgctgctgctgctgctcctcCCGAAAACGTAATCcaaaagggaaggaagaagatAATTTTTGCTGATGAAGTTGGCAGAATGCTGTGTCATGTGAAGCTTTTAGAGGAAGAGGCAGCTTCTCCCCCGTTGGAGTCTCAAAGTGAAAATGGGCaataa